From Bacillota bacterium, a single genomic window includes:
- a CDS encoding MBL fold metallo-hydrolase has translation MKLTVLGNYGPFPAAGGACSGYLVQEGENNILIDCGSGVLSNLQKAIRIEDIDAVILTHLHNDHMSDMLILQYAVDLKNKRENMNKIITVYAPSDPLDIYNRLDIENIFDLNPITKDMVLNFGNLRFTFAEMKHPVKNFAISIENKGKRFVYSGDTAWCDSILDFSKNADLLMLDAGLLSEDKKDENVAHLTAKECGIIAKIAGVKHLLLTHLWPGYKPEDLLDEAKENFRNVKLTTPFEEYELR, from the coding sequence ATGAAGTTAACCGTGCTTGGAAATTATGGCCCTTTTCCGGCTGCAGGTGGTGCATGTTCCGGATACCTTGTACAAGAAGGAGAAAATAATATTCTTATTGATTGTGGAAGCGGGGTATTGAGCAATCTCCAGAAGGCAATAAGAATAGAAGATATAGATGCGGTAATACTTACCCACCTTCATAATGACCATATGTCTGATATGCTAATCTTGCAATATGCTGTTGATCTGAAAAACAAAAGGGAAAATATGAATAAAATTATAACTGTATACGCACCTTCTGACCCATTGGACATATATAACAGGCTAGATATAGAAAATATATTTGATTTAAACCCCATAACTAAAGACATGGTTTTAAATTTCGGGAATTTGAGGTTTACCTTTGCCGAGATGAAACACCCTGTTAAAAATTTTGCAATATCAATTGAGAACAAGGGAAAACGATTTGTCTATTCAGGGGATACGGCATGGTGCGATAGTATTTTAGATTTTTCTAAAAACGCTGATTTGCTGATGTTGGACGCAGGCCTTTTATCAGAAGATAAAAAAGATGAAAATGTTGCCCACCTTACAGCTAAGGAATGCGGAATAATAGCAAAAATAGCAGGAGTAAAGCATCTATTATTGACGCATTTATGGCCTGGATATAAACCTGAAGATTTACTTGACGAGGCAAAAGAGAACTTTCGTAATGTTAAATTAACCACGCCCTTTGAAGAATATGAGCTTCGGTAA